From one Lotus japonicus ecotype B-129 chromosome 3, LjGifu_v1.2 genomic stretch:
- the LOC130749319 gene encoding protein DETOXIFICATION 43-like — protein MDENASLYQPTSNKWWKMPFSVFFNDARRVFKLDALGREIIGIALPSALAVAADPIASLIDTTFIGHLGPVELAAAGVSIAVFNQASRITVFPLVSITTSFVAEEDTIQKMIAKAAAENDKADLLQDIENGTSKQNNIKALKDEVPHEDVEKSATTEKNDTNAGDDGHGNNTNTCKSSSVKSSDKSNEKVGNKKRHIASASTALIFGSILGLIQTAILMFGAKPLLTAMGLKHDSPMLGPAQKYLRLRAYGSPAVLLSLAMQGIFRGFKDTTTPLYIIVSGYALNVVLDPILIFKLKLGLEGAAMSHVFSQYVMAFTLFFILTKKVYLVPPSIKDLQIFRFLKNGGLLMTRVIAVTFCMTFAASLAARLGPIPMAAFQPCLQVWLTSSLLADGLAVAVQAILACSFTEKDYKKVTAAATRTLQMGFVLGVGLSVAVGIGFYFGAGVFSKNADVVNLIRIGMPFVAATQPINSLAFVFDGVNYGASDFAYAAYSLVSVSVVSIAIEFVLYRSKQFVGLWIALSIYMVLRMVVGIWRMGTGTGPWRYLRGHSML, from the exons ATGGATGAGAATGCCAGTTTGTATCAACCCACCAGTAACAAGTGGTGGAAAATGCCTTTCTCTGTTTTCTTCAACGATGCAAg GCGTGTTTTCAAGCTAGATGCCTTGGGTCGAGAGATAATAGGGATTGCTTTGCCATCTGCACTTGCTGTTGCAGCTGATCCCATTGCTTCTCTCATAGACACAACATTCATAGGCCACTTGG GACCGGTGGAACTTGCTGCTGCAGGAGTTTCCATTGCTGTGTTCAACCAAGCTTCTAGGATTACTGTATTCCCTCTAGTCAGTATCACAACTTCCTTTGTAGCTGAGGAAGATACTATCCAAAAGATGATTGCCAAAGCTGCTGCTGAAAATGATAAGGCTGATCTGCTTCAAGACATAGAAAATGGTACATCAAAACAGAACAACATCAAGGCTCTGAAAGATGAAGTTCCACATGAAGATGTGGAAAAATCAGCAACAACCGAGAAAAATGACACCAATGCTGGCGATG ATGGCCATGGTAATAATACAAATACATGCAAGTCTTCTTCGGTTAAAAGCAGCGATAAGAGTAATGAGAAAGTTGGAAACAAGAAGCGACACATTGCTTCAGCATCAACAGCATTAATTTTTGGATCAATCCTCGGCCTTATTCAAACAGCAATTCTTATGTTTGGAGCCAAACCTCTCTTAACTGCGATGGGTCTGAAACAT GATTCTCCTATGCTCGGACCAGCACAGAAGTACTTAAGATTGAGAGCATATGGTTCTCCTGCGGTTCTTCTCTCCTTGGCCATGCAAGGAATCTTTCGAGGGTTCAAGGACACAACAACTCCTTTATACATCATTG TTTCGGGATATGCGTTGAATGTGGTATTGGACCCAATATTAatctttaaattaaaattgGGCCTCGAAGGTGCAGCCATGTCACATGTCTTCTCCCA GTACGTGATGGCATTCACCCTCTTTTTTATATTGACGAAAAAAGTGTATCTCGTGCCACCAAGCATAAAGGATCTGCAGATTTTTCGTTTTCTGAAAAATG GAGGTCTTTTGATGACAAGGGTAATAGCAGTGACATTCTGCATGACCTTTGCAGCCTCATTGGCAGCAAGATTAGGTCCAATTCCAATGGCTGCATTTCAACCCTGCTTACAGGTCTGGTTGACATCATCCCTTCTTGCTGATGGTTTGGCTGTTGCTGTACAG GCAATTCTAGCATGTTCCTTTACTGAGAAAGATTACAAGAAGGTAACTGCGGCGGCAACGCGAACCCTGCAGATGGGTTTTGTTCTAGGAGTGGGGCTCTCTGTTGCTGTTGGAATTGGGTTTTACTTTGGAGCTGGAGTGTTTTCAAAGAATGCTGATGTTGTGAACTTAATCAGGATTGGCATGCCG TTTGTTGCTGCTACCCAACCAATCAATTCATTAGCCTTTGTCTTTGATGGTGTTAACTATGGGGCTTCTGATTTTGCCTATGCTGCATACTCCTTG GTCTCGGTGTCTGTTGTGAGCATTGCTATAGAGTTTGTCCTCTATAGGAGCAAACAATTCGTTGGGTTATGGATTGCACTGTCCATCTATATGGTTCTTCGCATGGTGGTTGGTATATGGAG GATGGGAACAGGCACTGGACCTTGGCGCTATCTCAGAGGCCACTCAATGTTGTAG
- the LOC130749318 gene encoding zinc finger CCCH domain-containing protein 30-like: MKTLTVNTEDSFSSLLELASNNDFEGFKELLYKDASSINEVGLWYVRQNGSKQIVLEHRTPLMVAATYGSIDVLKVILSCPEADVNFACGVNKSTALHCAASGGSVKAVDAVKLLLSAGADVNCVDANGNRAVDVIVVPPKLQGMKAILEELLSDSASDGSVGGISVPVSVNSSSPGSPVHFLSLENGMPCSPLGSPRSPGAAKLNDAGISTFSEKKEYPIDPSLPDIKNSIYTTDEFRMFSFKVRPCSRAYSHDWTECPFVHPGENARRRDPRKFHYSCVPCPDFRKGACRRGDMCEYAHGVFECWLHPAQYRTRLCKDGTSCNRRVCFFAHTAEELRPLYVSTGSAVPSPRSSASAASVMDMAAAMSLLPGSPSSISSMSPSHFGQPMSPSASGISLSSPSWAQPNVPALHLPGSNFQSSRLRSSLSARDIPPEDLNMLPDFDGQQHVMNDLSCFLQPRSGAVSASRSCRSKILTPSNLEDLFSAEFSSSPRYSDPAMASVFSPTHRSAVMNQFQQLQSTLSPINTNMMSPKNVEHPLLQASFGVASPGRMSPRSVEPISPMGARLSAFPQREKQQQQQLRSISSRELGANNPASVVGSPASPWSKWGSPNGKVDWSVNGDDLGHQMQRSSSFELKNNGEEPDLSWVQSLVKESPPEMMMKEKFASSGPVASAEGLDPNSQIESVDHSVLGAWLEQMQLDHLVV; this comes from the coding sequence ATGAAAACGCTAACTGTGAATACTGAAGATTCTTTTTCCAGTTTACTGGAACTTGCTTCTAACAATGATTTTGAAGGTTTTAAGGAGCTCTTATACAAGGATGCTTCGTCGATTAATGAGGTCGGGCTCTGGTATGTCCGGCAAAATGGGTCGAAACAAATTGTTCTTGAGCACAGGACTCCTTTGATGGTTGCTGCTACCTATGGTAGCATTGATGTTCTGAAGGTTATACTTTCGTGTCCAGAAGCAGATGTGAATTTTGCCTGTGGGGTGAATAAAAGCACTGCTCTTCACTGTGCTGCCTCCGGTGGGTCTGTTAAGGCAGTTGATGCGGTGAAGCTTCTTTTATCAGCCGGTGCTGATGTCAACTGCGTGGATGCGAATGGAAATCGAGCTGTTGATGTTATTGTTGTCCCTCCTAAGTTGCAGGGCATGAAAGCAATTCTTGAGGAACTCCTCTCGGACAGTGCTTCTGATGGCTCTGTTGGTGGCATCTCTGTTCCGGTGTCTGTGAATTCTTCTAGTcctggttcacctgtgcatttcTTGTCACTTGAAAATGGGATGCCATGCTCTCCTTTGGGCTCACCGCGTTCTCCCGGGGCTGCAAAGTTAAATGATGCAGGTATCAGCACATTCTCGGAGAAGAAAGAATATCCAATTGATCCATCACTTCCTGATATAAAAAATAGCATATACACTACGGATGAGTTTCGGATGTTCTCATTCAAGGTTCGTCCTTGTTCACGAGCATACTCCCATGATTGGACTGAGTGTCCATTTGTTCATCCTGGAGAGAATGCTCGTAGGAGAGATCCCAGAAAATTCCACTACAGCTGTGTTCCATGCCCTGATTTTAGGAAAGGGGCTTGTAGACGTGGAGATATGTGTGAATATGCTCATGGAGTATTTGAGTGCTGGCTACACCCAGCTCAGTATCGGACACGCCTCTGTAAAGATGGCACTAGTTGCAACAGAAGGGTGTGTTTTTTTGCTCACACTGCAGAGGAGTTGCGTCCGCTGTATGTGTCCACTGGATCTGCTGTTCCTTCGCCACGATCATCTGCCTCTGCTGCTAGTGTCATGGACATGGCTGCCGCAATGAGCCTTTTGCCAGGTTCACCTTCGTCAATCTCTTCCATGTCTCCATCCCACTTCGGCCAGCCCATGTCCCCATCCGCAAGTGGCATCTCACTCTCATCTCCTTCTTGGGCACAACCTAATGTGCCGGCCCTTCATTTGCCCGGAAGCAATTTTCAATCTAGTCGCTTGAGGTCTTCTCTTAGTGCTCGTGACATTCCACCTGAAGACTTGAATATGTTGCCTGATTTTGATGGCCAGCAGCATGTTATGAATGATTTGAGCTGTTTCTTACAGCCCCGTTCTGGTGCTGTTTCTGCGAGTCGATCTTGTCGGTCTAAGATACTAACTCCATCAAATTTGGAAGATCTCTTTTCTGCTGAATTTTCTTCATCTCCCCGATATTCTGACCCAGCAATGGCTTCTGTTTTTTCCCCAACACACAGATCTGCTGTTATGAATCAGTTTCAACAGCTTCAAAGTACGCTGTCGCCTATAAATACCAACATGATGTCTCCTAAGAATGTTGAGCATCCTCTGTTACAGGCCTCATTTGGCGTTGCTTCTCCTGGGAGAATGTCACCTAGAAGTGTTGAACCGATCTCCCCAATGGGCGCTCGACTGTCGGCATTTCCTCAGCGTGAGAAACAACAGCAGCAACAGCTGCGGAGTATTAGTTCAAGAGAGCTTGGTGCCAACAACCCTGCCTCAGTTGTTGGCTCCCCTGCAAGCCCTTGGTCTAAGTGGGGATCTCCAAATGGGAAGGTTGATTGGTCTGTAAATGGAGATGACCTCGGTCATCAAATGCAAAGATCATCCTCATTTGAACTGAAAAATAATGGGGAAGAGCCTGATCTATCATGGGTCCAATCCCTGGTGAAGGAATCCCCACCTGAGATGATGATGAAAGAGAAGTTTGCATCCTCTGGCCCTGTTGCATCTGCTGAAGGACTGGATcccaattcccaaattgaaTCCGTTGATCATTCTGTGTTAGGAGCTTGGCTTGAGCAAATGCAGCTGGATCACCTTGTAGTCTAA
- the LOC130743492 gene encoding uncharacterized protein LOC130743492, protein MTNDAISENSGQRENQSGQEHTQFSTLGMTMPLIQSGSLNLFPSNSTTDIDLQSIRQQIDESRYNMVNMLTQQMSTMFNPLIQNTQHLTRQLCRIADVLRAPPLNQTFQQVLDYGQSVPPNFTQREVQNFSQNEPQNLPQDQNFSPNEVLNGQENSAQNQPQNFDQNLDNNVLVNRNQNDYGGPQNVANAVEEVLNHHGFNVGYVNRPNFTSPFSEVVLQAELPRGGKVPKVTKFSGGTGESTVEHIARYLLEIGDLANNEQLKMKYFPSSLTKNAFTWFTTLPPNSIHNWNELEMAFHEQFFRGETKVSLLDLANVERQPNEPIDDYLIRFRHMEARCSTHVPEFELVKMAIGGLDYSIKKNLVNDEFIDMAQLAHKVRRVEKLRLEKYEPEEVFQGEESSCIRATQSPEIDQEEIDQSDEDSGSDENEVNMAEFKPKSPYTYEGESKGKFPAKLYKGLKTTSDYQKVMVKRS, encoded by the coding sequence ATGACAAATGATGCCATTTCTGAAAATTCTGGGCAGAGGGAAAATCAAAGTGGTCAAGAACATACACAGTTCAGCACATTGGGAATGACCATGCCTTTGATTCAAAGTGGTTCATtgaatttatttccttcaaattcaACCACTGATATCGATTTACAATCAATTAGGCAACAAATTGATGAAAGTAGGTACAATATGGTGAACATGTTGACACAACAAATGTCAACTATGTTTAATCCTCTCATTCAAAATACTCAACACTTGACTCGACAATTGTGTCGAATTGCTGATGTTCTTAGAGCACCGCCTTTGAACCAAACGTTCCAACAAGTTCTTGATTATGGTCAAAGTGTGCCTCCAAATTTTACTCAACGTGAAGTTCAGAATTTTAGTCAAAATGAGCCTCAAAATTTGCCTCAAGATCAGAATTTTAGTCCAAATGAAGTTCTAAATGGACAAGAAAATTCAGCCCAAAATCAGCCACAGAATTTTGATCAGAATTTAGACAACAATGTCTTAGTTAATCGAAATCAAAATGACTATGGGGGGCCACAAAATGTGGCCAATGCTGTCGAAGAAGTTCTAAATCATCATGGTTTCAATGTTGGATATGTCAATCGTCCAAATTTcacgtctccgttttctgaagTAGTTCTTCAAGCAGAACTTCCAAGGGGAGGAAAGGTTCCAAAAGTTACTAAATTTTCAGGAGGCACAGGTGAATCCACTGTTGAACATATTGCAAGGTACCTGCTTGAAATTGGTGATCTTGCTAACAATGAACagttgaaaatgaaatattttccaaGTTCCTTGACGAAGAATGCTTTCACATGGTTTACTACTCTACCTCCTAATTCGATCCATAATTGGAATGAATTGGAGATGGCTTTTCATGAGCAATTCTTTAGAGGAGAAACCAAAGTGTCATTATTGGACTTGGCTAATGTTGAGAGGCAACCGAATGAGCCAATAGATGACTACTTAATTCGATTTAGACATATGGAAGCTAGATGTTCTACACATGTGCCTGAATTCGAATTAGTAAAAATGGCTATTGGGGGCCTAGACTATTCGATTAAAAAGAACTTGGTTAATGATGAGTTCATAGATATGGCTCAATTGGCTCACAAAGTTAGAAGAGTAGAGAAACTAAGGCTTGAGAAATACGAGCCTGAAGAAGTTTTCCAAGGAGAAGAAAGTTCTTGCATAAGAGCCACTCAAAGTCCTGAAATTGATCAAGAGGAAATTGATCAATCTGATGAGGATAGTGGtagtgatgaaaatgaggtGAATATGGCTGAATTTAAGCCAAAGTCTCCCTATACTTATGAAGGTGAGAGCAAAGGAAAATTTCCAGCAAAATTATATAAAGGATTGAAGACTACAAGTGACTATCAGAAGGTTATGGTGAAAAGGAGCTAG
- the LOC130749366 gene encoding uncharacterized protein LOC130749366 → MATTHEEPILSRIDRLDNMLRQMEEIRGYNRSPKSSCASTPTSGSDGRVSSVDFSPKSLEKHCRPIETVMMETEVKGTLVERLDQVEDRMLKLEEEWLAERKREEEKKTVKKPKKGFKQLVKQCVKARGEHDKKHG, encoded by the exons ATGGCTACTACTCATGAGGAACCAATTCTCTCCAGGATTGACCGTTTGGATAACATG TTGAGGCAAATGGAGGAAATCAGAGGGTACAACCGATCTCCAAAGAGCTCATGTGCATCCACTCCAACAAGTGGAAGTGATGGACGTGTATCATCCGTTGATTTCTCCCCAAAGAGCTTGGAGAAGCACTGCCGTCCGATCGAGACCGTGATGATGGAGACCGAAGTCAAAGGAACACTAGTAGAGAGGCTCGATCAAGTGGAGGATCGGATGCTAAAG CTAGAAGAAGAGTGGCTAgcagagaggaagagagaagaagagaagaaaacgGTGAAGAAGCCAAAGAAGGGTTTCAAACAGTTAGTGAAGCAATGTGTGAAAGCAAGAGGAGAACATGATAAAAAGCATGGATGA